From the genome of Lineus longissimus chromosome 8, tnLinLong1.2, whole genome shotgun sequence, one region includes:
- the LOC135491964 gene encoding sodium- and chloride-dependent glycine transporter 1-like — translation MSESVDTGSPEVRNPLISVEECGPKPGTDHKHPDTPGLQKQTGLLDVDEEEACRLSAIGEEKDEADEDEPLLEDLPRKEAVLSNALRRSSNATKEPEPRRFSINARRRGSFGMGVFAQPEPPSQRRPSLVVQEMRRRSSALPLVEEDEEKQRRPSVRRDSLMVMEVRRRSTLTSPKLALEEEEPLKSPTAIRWGEDEMVYEREDEEKGAEEPKRAKWGGQVEFLLTCVGYAVGLGNVWRFPYLCYKNGGGAFLVPYIIMLAVVGLPLFYMELAFGQFASLGPITIWKINPLMKGLGYSMVIVSWLISLYYNVIIAHILLYLFTSMTSVLPWTTCDNYWNTDACLLPPSKNDTLNATMTNGTFLSTASSINATVATNLTKTPSEEYYYNYILEQSSGIEEFGLPSWKLVLTLLLAWVIVLAVLLKGIQSLGKVVYFTAIFPYVMLTVLLIRGVTLPGADKGILYYLKPDFSRLADARVWSDAATQIFYSFGACSGGLIAMASYNKFDNNCVRDSLIVSMINCSTSIFAGLVIFAVLGFMATEKGVEVSDVAAGGPGLAFVVYPEAIAKMPVAPLWAILFFIMMATLGFGTLFSMMECVLSAFSDELSRFITGPKQAIIFRCSVIALSFVLGIPMVCKGGIYLLNLVDYSISGFPLLFVGFFELVAISWVYGFPRFAGDIEMMLGRKPNIYWRACWMVITPLIIFVTIIFNCVLYKPPSLGGYSYPAWADGIGWLTALWPILMIPGWFLYQYGRDGGYALLKEAARPEIEWGPALSENRTEAYLDGSEGNKSTIFATRENKNAIVVCANKNRLTKDGSANGQSSFGPKDGAEVIDEAGDTCV, via the exons ATGTCGGAATCTGTTGATACTGGTTCGCCGGAGGTTAGGAATCCTCTGATATCAGTGGAGGAATGTGGCCCCAAGCCTGGTACAGACCACAAGCATCCCGACACGCCAGGCCTGCAGAAACAGACAGGTTTACTCGATGTGGACGAGGAAGAAGCTTGTCGTCTTTCGGCCATCGGCGAGGAAAAAGACGAAGCCGACGAGGACGAGCCTCTCTTGGAGGACCTTCCGAGGAAGGAGGCCGTCCTGAGCAATGCCTTGAGGCGAAGCAGCAACGCGACCAAAGAACCGGAGCCAAGGCGATTTTCCATCAACGCGAGGCGCCGCGGGAGCTTCGGAATGGGCGTCTTCGCGCAGCCAGAACCCCCCAGCCAGCGGCGCCCTTCACTCGTGGTCCAGGAAATGCGAAGAAGGAGCAGCGCGCTTCCGTTGGTCGAGGAGGATGAGGAAAAACAAAGGAGACCATCGGTGAGGCGCGACTCGCTAATGGTAATGGAGGTCCGGCGCCGGAGCACCCTGACCTCGCCCAAGCTTGCCCTTGAGGAGGAGGAGCCGTTGAAGAGCCCGACTGCAATCAGGTGGGGCGAAGATGAGATG GTTTATGAAAGGGAAGATGAAGAAAAAGGCGCAGAAGAACCCAAAAGGGCCAAGTGGGGAGGCCAAGTGGAGTTCCTCCTGACTTGCGTCGGCTATGCTGTAGGTCTCGGCAACGTCTGGCGGTTCCCCTACCTCTGCTACAAAAATGGTGGCG GTGCTTTCCTTGTTCCATACATCATTATGTTGGCTGTAGTCGGCCTCCCTCTTTTCTACATGGAACTTGCATTTGGACAATTTGCAAGTTTGGGCCCGATCACGATTTGGAAGATCAACCCTCTCATGAAAG GTCTTGGCTACAGTATGGTTATCGTCTCCTGGCTAATCTCCCTCTATTACAACGTGATCATCGCGCACATCCTTCTCTACCTGTTCACGTCCATGACCTCCGTGCTGCCGTGGACCACATGCGATAATTATTGGAACACGGACGCCTGCCTCCTGCCGCCATCGAAAAACGATACGCTCAATGCTACCATGACCAATGGTACTTTCCTCAGCACGGCCTCTTCCATTAATGCTACTGTTGCAACGAACTTAACCAAAACGCCAAGTGAGGAATATTACTA CAACTACATACTGGAACAGTCATCCGGAATCGAAGAATTCGGCCTGCCCAGCTGGAAGCTCGTTCTCACTCTCCTCCTGGCCTGGGTCATCGTTCTTGCTGTCCTCCTAAAGGGCATCCAGTCCCTAGGGAAGGTGGTCTACTTCACTGCGATCTTCCCCTACGTCATGTTGACCGTCCTCCTCATCCGTGGTGTGACTCTCCCAGGAGCTGATAAAGGCATTTTATACTACCTCAAGCCCGACTTCTCTCGATTGGCTGATGCTAGGGTGTGGAGTGATGCCGCAACACAGATCTTCTACTCTTTCGGTGCTTGTTCAGGTGGACTCATTGCGATGGCCAGTTACAATAAATTCGACAATAATTGTGTCAG GGATTCTCTTATCGTGTCTATGATCAATTGTTCGACTAGTATCTTCGCTGGTCTAGTCATATTTGCCGTCCTTGGCTTCATGGCTACAGAGAAAGGAGTTGAGGTGAGCGACGTTGCTGCCGGAG GTCCAGGTCTTGCCTTTGTCGTCTACCCCGAAGCTATCGCCAAGATGCCAGTAGCTCCACTCTGGGCCATCCTATTCTTCATCATGATGGCGACTCTGGGCTTCGGGACCCTGTTCTCCATGATGGAGTGCGTCCTCAGCGCCTTCTCAGATGAGCTCAGTCGCTTCATCACAGGACCGAAGCAGGCAATCATCTTCAGGTGCAGCGTCATCGCACTCTCTTTCGTCCTTGGTATTCCTATGGTTTGCAAG GGAGGAATCTACTTGCTCAATCTGGTCGATTACAGCATCAGTGGTTTCCCCCTCCTGTTTGTCGGGTTCTTCGAACTGGTGGCCATCAGCTGGGTCTACGGTTTCCCAAGGTTTGCGGGAGATATTGAGATGATGTTGGGGAGGAAGCCGAATATATACTGGAGGGCTTGCTGGATGGTGATCACACCTTTAATTATTTTT GTGACTATAATATTCAATTGTGTCTTATACAAGCCCCCGAGCTTGGGCGGTTATTCATACCCCGCTTGGGCCGATGGCATTGGCTGGCTGACCGCTCTGTGGCCTATCTTGATGATTCCTGGGTGGTTTTTATACCAGTATGGCAGAGATGGCGGTTATGCT CTATTGAAAGAAGCTGCCAGACCAGAGATCGAATGGGGACCAGCGCTGTCGGAGAACAGAACAGAGGCCTATCTGGACGGCTCTGAGGGAAACAAAAGTACCATTTTTGCAACCCGGGAAAACAAGAATGCGATCGTCGTCTGCGCTAACAAAAATCGTCTGACGAAGGACGGAAGTGCCAACGGTCAAAGTTCATTTGGTCCCAAGGACGGTGCAGAGGTTATTGATGAAGCGGGAGACACATGCGTTTGA